The Methylacidimicrobium sp. B4 genome contains a region encoding:
- a CDS encoding lysophospholipid acyltransferase family protein, whose protein sequence is MSSDRESNRTRSAPPGRQDLGAWFTARRRSLRRNLSPVLGALLIRRLTGTLRPTIEDPQGIVSRPPREPLIFAFWHNRLLVMPALYSRHLPGRKLVALVSASNDGEVLARLLAQFGFEAARGSSSRRGSLGFRTILRLGREGRDIAVTPDGPRGPRYQLQDGVLQVAQLLQRPVLPITCRFSRKWELRSWDRFQIPYPFSRCTIHVGSLITPPRDDSPSELAACRDALEEALRPDTQS, encoded by the coding sequence ATGAGCTCGGACCGCGAATCAAACCGCACCCGGTCCGCACCCCCCGGGCGGCAAGATCTGGGCGCTTGGTTCACGGCCCGCCGCCGCTCTCTCCGCAGGAACCTCTCTCCGGTACTTGGGGCTCTCCTGATCCGCCGCTTGACCGGGACGCTGCGTCCGACCATCGAAGACCCCCAGGGGATCGTGAGCCGTCCCCCGCGAGAGCCTCTGATCTTCGCATTTTGGCACAACCGGCTCCTGGTCATGCCGGCGCTCTACTCTCGCCACCTTCCCGGACGCAAGCTTGTGGCACTGGTCAGCGCCAGCAACGACGGCGAGGTTCTGGCCCGGCTGCTCGCCCAGTTCGGATTCGAAGCGGCCCGAGGCTCATCTTCGCGGCGAGGAAGCCTCGGGTTTCGGACGATCCTTCGGCTGGGACGGGAAGGACGAGACATCGCGGTGACGCCGGATGGCCCACGCGGGCCCCGCTACCAGCTGCAAGACGGGGTCCTGCAGGTCGCCCAGCTGCTCCAACGCCCCGTCCTTCCCATCACTTGCCGCTTCTCCCGAAAGTGGGAGCTGCGAAGCTGGGATCGCTTTCAGATTCCTTACCCGTTCTCCCGATGCACCATCCATGTGGGGAGCCTGATCACTCCCCCGAGAGACGACTCTCCCTCCGAGCTCGCGGCCTGCCGGGATGCCCTGGAAGAAGCGCTCCGCCCGGACACCCAATCCTGA
- a CDS encoding hemolysin family protein, translating into MDTGADSGWRALLLPLLVAANAFFVAIEFAIVKVRVTQLKPLLKSSDWRLPLALRMVREPDRFLPAIQIGVSLASIGLGWAGQPIMVDCIHPLLLSIGLPKGPYLSSVASILGFSLITFVCIALGELAPKFLALQYSQKIVLLLSPPLVAFYYLFFPFVWILHETADRLLRLLGFALPQPQGGGPSLSREELQQILIHSPHAHPFDELINKIMVKALRLRQTRAEHVMVPRERAVLLWRDAPIEATIRIAQSSGYSRFPVCGENEHQVVGIILLQELLWQYIALGKQTTLASILRPALLFSPSILLPAMLEEFRKARTHMAIVTDAGNRMLGLVTFEDVLEELVGDIRDEFDIEKSPIYELTQDSATVDGDLPLRDLAIETNWPLPTETTQTVSQWCLAQWGRQPRRFETLRVNGFLLVAEDVLPQKFRRVRIERLKEEFPEATDESA; encoded by the coding sequence ATGGATACAGGGGCAGATTCCGGGTGGAGGGCCCTCTTGCTGCCGCTGTTGGTGGCAGCCAACGCGTTTTTCGTCGCCATCGAATTCGCGATCGTCAAGGTCCGCGTCACCCAGCTGAAGCCCTTGTTGAAGAGCTCCGACTGGAGGCTTCCCCTCGCCTTGCGGATGGTTCGCGAACCCGATCGCTTTCTTCCCGCTATCCAGATCGGGGTCTCCCTGGCCAGCATCGGCCTCGGATGGGCGGGGCAACCGATCATGGTCGACTGCATCCACCCGCTGCTTCTCTCGATCGGCTTGCCGAAGGGTCCCTATCTCAGCTCGGTCGCCTCGATCCTCGGCTTTAGCCTGATCACCTTCGTCTGCATCGCACTCGGCGAGCTCGCCCCCAAGTTTCTCGCCCTTCAGTACTCGCAAAAGATCGTCCTTCTGCTCAGCCCACCGCTGGTCGCCTTCTATTACCTCTTCTTTCCCTTTGTCTGGATCCTGCACGAGACCGCCGACCGTCTTCTTCGGCTGCTCGGCTTCGCCCTCCCCCAGCCCCAAGGCGGTGGCCCTTCGCTCAGCCGCGAGGAGCTCCAGCAGATCCTCATCCACTCTCCGCACGCTCATCCTTTCGACGAGCTGATCAACAAGATCATGGTCAAGGCGCTTCGCTTGCGTCAAACCCGAGCCGAGCATGTCATGGTTCCGCGGGAGCGCGCGGTCCTCCTCTGGCGGGATGCCCCGATCGAGGCGACGATCCGCATTGCGCAAAGCTCGGGCTACAGCCGATTCCCCGTATGCGGGGAGAATGAGCACCAGGTCGTTGGAATCATCCTCTTGCAGGAGCTTCTTTGGCAATACATCGCCTTGGGCAAGCAGACCACCCTGGCCTCGATCCTTCGTCCGGCCCTTTTGTTCTCGCCGAGCATTCTCTTGCCCGCGATGCTCGAAGAGTTCCGCAAGGCGCGGACGCATATGGCGATCGTGACGGACGCCGGCAACCGCATGCTGGGCCTGGTGACCTTTGAGGACGTCCTCGAAGAGCTCGTTGGCGACATCCGGGACGAGTTCGACATCGAAAAGAGCCCGATCTACGAGCTGACCCAGGACTCGGCGACGGTCGACGGGGATCTGCCTTTGCGCGATCTTGCCATCGAAACCAATTGGCCGCTGCCCACCGAGACGACCCAGACCGTCTCCCAATGGTGCCTGGCCCAATGGGGCCGGCAGCCGAGACGATTCGAAACCCTCCGTGTCAACGGCTTCCTCTTGGTTGCCGAAGATGTGCTCCCCCAGAAATTCCGGCGGGTTCGCATCGAACGGCTCAAGGAAGAATTTCCGGAAGCGACCGACGAATCGGCATGA
- a CDS encoding folylpolyglutamate synthase/dihydrofolate synthase family protein, whose translation MEPGRFLMNPAASPCSGRPRGPSEEEAYREALAFLGRCRRWGMKLGLEKMELLARAVGSPQDGLHFLHIAGTNGKGSTASFLASALRSAGYRVGLYTSPHLCTVRERIQIDGAIASQSQFTRWIRRVQVAIRNLEQTQPGFAPTFFEVLTAAALLAFRQEEVDWVVWETGLGGRLDATNIVRPEACVITTIALEHTRHLGCSLSEIAQEKAGILKPGVPAVIGVCPGEARQAIEERALQVGSPLREIGAMAVEPGGEEGPCQRVRIEGQRLVLGLLGHHQLHNAACAYAVLRLPLFSGRALPQKSIRAGFRAVSWPGRFQVWKRNPLWILDGAHNPQAAEALVHAWRTGFGQRPYHLVFGVLADKDFRAMAGILSRQACRVSLVKLSAERGLDPGRLAGCFPALPCEAYGSWEEARRELAKVPGPVLVTGSLFLIGEVLAGHGGFDPDLESNERIEPSHAHSHGSF comes from the coding sequence ATGGAGCCTGGACGCTTCCTCATGAATCCTGCGGCCTCACCCTGCTCTGGTCGTCCACGAGGCCCGTCAGAGGAGGAGGCGTACCGGGAGGCGCTCGCCTTTCTCGGCCGATGCCGCCGATGGGGCATGAAGCTCGGGCTCGAGAAGATGGAGCTTCTGGCCCGAGCCGTAGGATCGCCGCAGGACGGCTTGCATTTTCTTCATATCGCCGGCACCAACGGCAAGGGATCGACGGCCTCCTTCCTGGCCTCCGCTCTCCGTTCCGCCGGCTACCGTGTCGGTCTCTATACTTCGCCCCATCTTTGCACTGTCCGTGAGAGAATCCAGATCGATGGGGCCATCGCTTCGCAAAGTCAGTTTACGCGTTGGATCCGGAGGGTTCAAGTGGCAATCCGAAACCTGGAACAGACCCAGCCCGGCTTTGCTCCGACCTTCTTCGAGGTCCTGACGGCGGCGGCTCTGCTCGCCTTTCGGCAGGAGGAGGTGGACTGGGTCGTCTGGGAAACGGGCCTGGGAGGAAGGCTCGATGCGACCAACATCGTCCGCCCGGAGGCCTGCGTCATCACCACGATCGCCCTCGAGCATACCCGGCACCTCGGCTGCTCCTTGTCCGAGATTGCTCAAGAAAAGGCGGGCATTCTCAAGCCGGGAGTCCCTGCCGTGATCGGGGTCTGCCCGGGGGAAGCTCGGCAGGCGATTGAGGAGCGGGCGCTCCAGGTAGGGAGCCCGCTCCGGGAAATCGGAGCGATGGCCGTGGAGCCTGGCGGGGAAGAAGGGCCTTGCCAGCGGGTGCGGATCGAGGGGCAGCGGCTCGTCCTCGGGCTCCTGGGCCACCATCAGCTGCACAATGCGGCCTGCGCCTACGCGGTGCTCCGGTTGCCTCTTTTTTCCGGAAGGGCACTGCCGCAGAAATCGATTCGTGCGGGCTTCCGGGCGGTGTCCTGGCCGGGCCGGTTCCAGGTATGGAAGAGGAATCCTCTCTGGATCCTGGACGGAGCCCACAACCCTCAGGCGGCTGAGGCCCTCGTCCACGCTTGGCGAACCGGCTTCGGGCAACGACCCTATCACCTGGTTTTTGGGGTCTTGGCAGACAAAGACTTTAGGGCGATGGCCGGCATTCTCTCCCGGCAAGCTTGCCGAGTCAGCCTGGTCAAGCTCTCTGCCGAACGCGGGCTCGATCCCGGTCGCCTCGCCGGATGCTTCCCCGCGTTGCCGTGCGAAGCCTACGGCTCGTGGGAAGAGGCGAGGCGGGAGTTGGCCAAGGTTCCGGGCCCCGTGCTGGTGACTGGCTCTCTCTTCCTGATCGGAGAGGTGCTGGCTGGTCATGGCGGTTTCGACCCCGATCTCGAATCCAATGAGCGGATCGAGCCTTCGCATGCCCATTCGCATGGTTCTTTTTGA
- a CDS encoding HAD-IA family hydrolase, translating into MPIRMVLFDLVGTLLVPAVPVGETYAAAAVRHGFPVDAAVVTENFHRALARRRYRPRATVPSDGEDRAYWREVVRESLALVPGTLPEREKQVTEELYAHYGRGAAWRLYPEVRVVLAALRSSGRPLGVLSNWDRRARRVLADLGLIDSFSALFLSAELGAAKPDPYLYRLVAERLGLPPVTILLVGDDPENDGTAAKACGFSTWVFRRPAAGLEGLPCLLASGSLGGPSLRTSGAGRA; encoded by the coding sequence ATGCCCATTCGCATGGTTCTTTTTGATCTGGTCGGCACACTCCTTGTGCCGGCGGTTCCCGTGGGGGAGACCTACGCGGCGGCGGCCGTGCGGCATGGGTTCCCAGTCGATGCCGCGGTTGTGACGGAGAACTTTCATCGGGCCCTGGCTCGCCGCCGGTATCGGCCTCGGGCGACCGTTCCCTCGGATGGGGAGGACCGCGCCTATTGGCGCGAAGTGGTCCGGGAGAGCCTCGCGCTGGTGCCCGGCACCTTGCCGGAGAGAGAGAAGCAGGTGACCGAGGAGCTCTACGCGCACTATGGGCGCGGCGCGGCCTGGAGGCTCTATCCGGAGGTTCGCGTCGTTCTCGCTGCTTTGCGGAGCTCAGGAAGGCCGCTGGGGGTTCTTTCGAATTGGGATCGGCGAGCGAGGCGGGTGCTGGCCGATCTGGGGCTGATCGACTCGTTCTCAGCCCTCTTCTTGAGTGCCGAGCTGGGTGCGGCCAAGCCCGATCCATACCTCTACCGCCTGGTGGCCGAGCGGCTGGGACTCCCGCCGGTGACCATCCTTCTGGTCGGCGACGATCCGGAGAACGACGGTACCGCCGCAAAAGCGTGCGGTTTCTCGACCTGGGTCTTCCGGCGGCCGGCGGCCGGCCTGGAAGGATTGCCCTGCCTCTTGGCGAGCGGTTCGCTTGGGGGACCCAGCCTGCGAACATCGGGCGCCGGACGCGCATAA
- a CDS encoding succinate dehydrogenase cytochrome b subunit yields the protein MTERTSVSTIGLKVLMGATGLILVGYVCLHMLGNWQIFLPAVYINQYAYLLKSVPLVLWTVRLVLLGSFVIHIWCAVRLAQLRREARPAPYDQRKPNGASWESRSMLLTGIGLGLFVIFHLYHFTWHFPPFSAFESFTAHLSETRRSVPDVHRMMIEGLRTPWVAGVYLLGMGCLFFHVRHGIDGIFSSFGLVNRRSFPWERWLAHALGWVFFVGFSVIPVAIVLRWIR from the coding sequence GTGACGGAGCGGACGAGCGTCTCGACGATCGGCCTGAAGGTCCTCATGGGGGCGACGGGCCTGATCCTGGTCGGCTATGTCTGCCTGCACATGCTGGGAAACTGGCAGATCTTTCTTCCCGCGGTCTACATCAACCAGTATGCCTATCTTCTCAAATCGGTTCCCCTCGTTCTCTGGACCGTGCGGTTGGTACTCCTGGGTTCGTTCGTCATCCATATCTGGTGCGCGGTCCGGTTGGCCCAGCTCCGCCGAGAGGCGCGACCAGCCCCTTACGACCAGCGGAAGCCCAATGGCGCGAGCTGGGAGTCCCGTTCGATGCTGCTGACCGGGATCGGGCTCGGTCTCTTTGTGATATTCCACCTCTACCATTTTACCTGGCACTTCCCGCCCTTTTCCGCGTTCGAGAGCTTCACCGCCCATCTTTCGGAAACAAGGCGCTCCGTTCCCGACGTGCACCGCATGATGATCGAAGGGTTGAGGACTCCTTGGGTGGCGGGAGTCTATCTTCTTGGGATGGGATGCCTCTTCTTTCATGTCCGCCACGGGATTGATGGGATCTTCAGCTCATTTGGGTTGGTCAACCGGCGGAGCTTCCCCTGGGAACGGTGGCTTGCCCACGCCCTGGGCTGGGTCTTTTTTGTCGGCTTTTCCGTCATCCCGGTGGCCATCGTCCTGAGGTGGATCCGGTGA
- a CDS encoding fumarate reductase/succinate dehydrogenase flavoprotein subunit, translating into MNAPDARIPDGPLERKWQRCRDGLSLVSPANKRRMRVIVVGTGLAGSSAAAALGELGYAVDCFCIQDSPRRAHSVAAQGGINAAKNYRNDGDSVFRLFQETIKGGDFRAREANVYRLAELSARIIDQCAAQGVPFAREYGGMLANRSFGGVQVSRTFYARGATGQQLLLGAYGALNRQIALGQVRMHSRAEMLDLVVSEGRAQGVIVRDLVSGRIFACAGDAVVLATGGYGNVFHLSTNGRMSNATAIWRAYKQGAGFANPCFTQIHPTCIPPAGGSQSKLTLMSESLRNDGRVWVPKSPGDPRPPDQIPESERDYFLERLYPSFGNLVPRDIASRALKRMCDEGRGVGPHGLGVYLDLRDALQRLGPEAIRERYGNLIDMYRQVTGESPLAQPMRIYPAIHYVMGGLWVDYHLMSTIPGLFVLGEANFSDHGANRLGASALMQGLADGYFVLPSTIGDYLSRKKDPCLPWEAAPFRDGIRRAEARVGKLLALRGSKIPADYHKELGVLLWEHCGMARNAAGLRLAAAKIRDLRESFWANAQLVGRADGYNQALEQAGRVADFLELGELLCLDALAREESCGCHFREEHQTAEGECLRDDSRFAHVALWFFRGEGEAPERAVEPLRFESLEPVARSYR; encoded by the coding sequence ATGAACGCCCCCGATGCCCGGATCCCCGATGGACCGCTCGAGCGAAAGTGGCAGCGATGCCGTGATGGGCTCTCCTTGGTTTCTCCTGCCAACAAGCGGCGGATGCGGGTGATCGTGGTCGGGACCGGGCTGGCGGGTTCCTCGGCGGCGGCAGCGCTCGGCGAGCTCGGGTACGCGGTCGACTGCTTTTGCATTCAAGACAGCCCTCGGAGAGCCCACAGCGTGGCCGCGCAAGGGGGAATCAACGCCGCCAAAAACTATCGGAATGATGGAGACTCGGTCTTCCGCCTCTTCCAGGAGACGATCAAAGGGGGAGACTTCCGGGCCCGCGAGGCCAACGTCTATCGCCTGGCCGAGCTGAGCGCCCGGATCATCGATCAGTGTGCGGCCCAAGGGGTGCCTTTTGCCCGGGAGTATGGCGGCATGCTGGCCAACCGTTCCTTTGGGGGGGTGCAGGTCTCCCGGACCTTCTATGCCCGAGGGGCGACCGGGCAGCAGCTCCTGCTGGGCGCCTACGGCGCCCTCAACCGGCAGATCGCATTGGGTCAGGTGCGGATGCACTCGCGGGCGGAAATGCTCGATCTGGTCGTGAGTGAGGGCCGCGCCCAGGGGGTGATCGTCCGGGACCTGGTGAGTGGCCGGATCTTCGCCTGTGCGGGCGATGCGGTCGTCCTGGCGACGGGCGGTTACGGGAATGTCTTCCATCTCTCGACCAACGGGCGGATGTCCAATGCGACCGCGATTTGGCGGGCCTACAAGCAAGGAGCTGGCTTTGCCAACCCTTGCTTCACCCAGATTCATCCGACCTGCATTCCGCCCGCGGGAGGCTCCCAGTCGAAGCTCACCCTGATGTCGGAGTCCCTGCGGAATGACGGAAGGGTCTGGGTCCCGAAAAGCCCGGGCGATCCGCGGCCGCCGGATCAGATTCCGGAATCGGAGCGCGACTATTTTCTCGAACGTCTCTACCCCAGCTTCGGGAACCTCGTTCCTCGTGACATTGCCAGCCGGGCCCTCAAGCGAATGTGCGACGAGGGTCGTGGCGTCGGTCCCCATGGGCTGGGCGTCTACCTCGATCTCCGCGATGCCCTGCAGCGGCTTGGGCCCGAGGCGATCCGGGAGCGATACGGAAATCTCATCGACATGTATCGCCAAGTCACCGGAGAAAGCCCGCTCGCTCAGCCGATGCGGATCTATCCCGCGATTCACTACGTGATGGGCGGACTCTGGGTCGATTATCATCTCATGTCGACCATCCCGGGGCTCTTTGTCCTCGGCGAGGCCAACTTCTCGGATCATGGGGCGAACCGCTTGGGGGCGAGTGCCCTGATGCAGGGCCTCGCCGACGGATACTTCGTGCTGCCTTCTACGATCGGCGACTACCTCTCGCGCAAGAAGGATCCTTGCCTGCCCTGGGAAGCGGCTCCTTTCCGAGACGGCATTCGGAGGGCGGAGGCGCGGGTGGGGAAACTCCTTGCGCTGCGTGGATCGAAGATCCCCGCCGACTACCACAAGGAGCTTGGCGTGCTGCTTTGGGAGCATTGCGGTATGGCGCGGAACGCGGCTGGCCTCCGGTTGGCGGCCGCAAAGATCCGGGATCTCCGGGAATCCTTCTGGGCGAATGCCCAGCTCGTCGGAAGGGCAGACGGGTACAATCAGGCGCTGGAGCAGGCGGGGCGAGTCGCCGATTTCCTGGAGCTGGGAGAGCTGCTCTGCCTCGATGCGCTCGCGCGGGAAGAGTCGTGCGGCTGTCACTTTCGGGAAGAGCATCAGACGGCGGAGGGAGAATGCCTGCGGGATGATTCCCGTTTCGCTCATGTCGCGCTCTGGTTCTTTCGAGGCGAGGGGGAGGCTCCCGAGCGGGCGGTCGAGCCTCTCCGGTTCGAAAGCCTCGAGCCGGTCGCAAGGAGCTACCGGTAG
- a CDS encoding succinate dehydrogenase/fumarate reductase iron-sulfur subunit has translation MKIILRIWKQPSPNERGAFVEYVRENVRPDQSFLEMLDELNHDLERGGSDPVAFEHDCREGICGSCSLVIDGRPHGPGKETTTCQIYMRSFSDGARITVEPFRSKAFPVIRDLVVDRSAFDRILQAGGYISVGTGQAPEANSLPVAHDVAEEAFDAAHCIGCGACVATCMNSSAVLFVGAKVRHLGLLPQGKIEEDARVLRMVRAMDEEGFGGCSFTRSCEAVCPKAISVEVISALNRAYCSARAKELLGWIQPSSQA, from the coding sequence GTGAAGATCATCCTGCGCATCTGGAAGCAGCCTTCCCCCAACGAGCGGGGAGCCTTCGTCGAGTACGTTCGGGAGAACGTTCGCCCCGACCAGTCCTTCCTGGAAATGCTCGACGAGCTCAATCACGATCTGGAGAGGGGAGGAAGCGATCCGGTGGCCTTCGAGCATGATTGCCGCGAGGGAATTTGCGGGAGCTGCTCGCTCGTGATTGACGGGCGACCCCATGGACCCGGGAAGGAGACGACGACCTGCCAGATCTACATGAGGAGCTTTTCGGACGGGGCCCGAATCACCGTGGAACCCTTCCGCAGCAAGGCTTTTCCGGTGATCCGGGACCTTGTGGTCGATCGGAGCGCCTTCGACCGGATCCTGCAAGCGGGGGGGTACATTTCCGTCGGGACCGGGCAGGCTCCAGAAGCAAACAGCTTGCCCGTCGCTCATGACGTGGCGGAGGAAGCATTCGATGCTGCGCATTGCATCGGCTGCGGCGCCTGCGTCGCGACCTGCATGAACAGCTCCGCCGTCCTCTTTGTCGGAGCAAAGGTGAGGCACTTGGGGCTTCTCCCCCAGGGGAAGATCGAGGAGGATGCGCGGGTGCTGCGGATGGTGCGGGCGATGGATGAGGAAGGCTTTGGCGGATGCAGCTTCACGCGGTCCTGCGAGGCTGTCTGTCCGAAGGCCATTTCGGTCGAAGTCATCTCCGCACTCAATCGGGCCTACTGCTCTGCGCGCGCGAAGGAGCTCCTGGGCTGGATCCAGCCGAGCAGCCAAGCTTGA
- a CDS encoding bile acid:sodium symporter family protein: MEKNEGSSPQRIGFCLDWLHRRFFWALLAAHGLAAIAPGLGQRARSLTFGSFSILGEPFAISLPVVLLFLLLWNGGLGVPGGKLGELFRNLRALVPGLLVNFLIPLLFLAGLRAALRQWHNSEEVESLVMGLGLVVAMPIAGASAAWCQNAGGDMALSLGLVLGSTVLSPFVGSLSLHAVAAMVGGDYAEDLHEMAGRGMGVFLFLCVVLPSLLGIVARRKAGEALFARIRPALRPANELILLWLIYMNASVSLPYAFGHFDPDFLAMLLLGSGLLCLLRFQCGEWLGRLLRTSAPERTALVYGLGMNNNGGGLTLATVAIPDHPLAILPIVFYTLLQQVTAAWYYSYRIPRRKEPRAPGSEIDATRSDR; encoded by the coding sequence ATGGAAAAAAACGAGGGATCTTCCCCTCAGCGAATCGGGTTCTGTCTCGACTGGCTCCACCGCCGCTTCTTTTGGGCATTGCTTGCCGCGCATGGGCTGGCGGCGATCGCGCCGGGCTTGGGTCAGCGCGCGCGCAGCCTTACATTCGGGTCGTTTTCGATTCTGGGAGAGCCCTTCGCAATCTCCCTGCCGGTCGTCCTTCTGTTCCTGCTGCTCTGGAACGGGGGGCTCGGAGTGCCGGGAGGCAAGCTTGGGGAGCTTTTCCGCAATCTTCGCGCCCTGGTTCCCGGCCTTCTGGTCAATTTCCTGATCCCGCTGCTCTTTCTCGCCGGCCTGCGTGCCGCCCTGAGGCAGTGGCATAATTCAGAAGAAGTGGAAAGCCTCGTGATGGGGCTCGGTCTTGTGGTGGCCATGCCCATCGCGGGGGCTTCGGCCGCCTGGTGCCAGAATGCGGGCGGAGACATGGCCCTTTCCTTGGGCCTGGTGCTCGGCTCCACGGTGCTGAGCCCTTTTGTGGGCTCTCTCTCCCTCCATGCCGTAGCCGCGATGGTGGGAGGCGACTACGCGGAAGATCTCCACGAGATGGCCGGGCGCGGAATGGGGGTCTTCCTTTTCCTCTGCGTCGTCCTGCCCTCCCTGCTCGGGATTGTGGCGCGGCGCAAGGCAGGAGAAGCGCTTTTCGCGCGGATCCGCCCGGCCCTGCGGCCCGCCAACGAGCTGATTCTCCTCTGGCTGATCTACATGAATGCCTCGGTCTCCCTGCCGTACGCCTTCGGCCATTTCGACCCCGATTTTCTGGCGATGCTCCTCCTTGGCTCCGGTCTCCTCTGCCTGCTCCGCTTTCAGTGCGGGGAGTGGCTGGGACGGCTTCTGCGGACCTCGGCCCCCGAGAGGACCGCACTCGTCTACGGCCTCGGCATGAACAACAACGGTGGCGGATTGACCTTGGCGACCGTCGCGATTCCCGACCACCCGCTGGCGATCCTTCCGATCGTCTTCTATACACTCCTGCAACAGGTCACCGCTGCCTGGTACTACAGCTATCGGATCCCTCGTCGCAAGGAGCCGCGAGCCCCCGGCTCGGAAATCGATGCTACTCGAAGCGACCGGTGA
- the pstB gene encoding phosphate ABC transporter ATP-binding protein PstB, protein MTSSASDPKRTTPNGGTPPQKSRPAFQIEDLRVWFGNRAVLHGISLEIPARHVTGIIGPSGCGKSTFLRALNRMHEFTPGVRVQGKIRLFGEDIYETKIDPILLRRRVGMVFQKSNPFPTMSIQENVLVGLRLAGMRNRGLLEERLEEALRMAALWNEVRDRLHAPGTELSGGQQQRLCIARALAVRPEVLLMDEPCSALDPIATAQIESLIRDLREHYSIVLVTHNLQEAGRTADFTAFFLEGKLIEFESTKKLFTNPSRKQTEDYLTGRFE, encoded by the coding sequence ATGACCAGCAGCGCCTCCGATCCCAAGCGAACGACGCCCAACGGGGGAACCCCGCCGCAGAAGAGCCGTCCCGCCTTCCAAATCGAGGACCTGCGCGTCTGGTTCGGGAATCGTGCCGTGCTCCACGGCATTTCGCTGGAAATCCCGGCCCGCCATGTGACGGGAATCATTGGCCCCAGCGGTTGTGGGAAGAGCACTTTCTTGCGGGCGCTCAATCGGATGCATGAATTCACGCCAGGAGTACGCGTGCAAGGAAAGATCCGCCTTTTCGGAGAAGACATCTACGAGACGAAAATCGATCCGATCCTTCTGCGGCGCCGCGTCGGCATGGTCTTCCAGAAGTCGAATCCCTTCCCCACCATGAGCATCCAGGAAAACGTCCTGGTCGGCCTCCGGCTCGCGGGCATGCGAAACCGCGGGCTGCTCGAAGAGCGGCTCGAAGAAGCGCTCCGAATGGCGGCGCTCTGGAACGAGGTCAGGGACCGGCTCCATGCGCCGGGAACCGAGCTCTCCGGGGGCCAGCAGCAGCGGCTTTGCATCGCCAGAGCCCTGGCCGTCCGCCCCGAAGTTCTTCTCATGGACGAGCCCTGCTCTGCCCTCGATCCGATCGCCACGGCCCAGATCGAGTCGCTCATCCGGGATCTCCGGGAGCACTATTCGATCGTGCTGGTGACCCACAACTTGCAGGAGGCCGGACGGACAGCCGACTTCACCGCATTCTTCCTCGAGGGAAAGCTGATCGAGTTCGAATCGACCAAGAAGCTCTTTACCAATCCGAGCCGGAAGCAGACGGAGGATTACCTCACCGGTCGCTTCGAGTAG
- the pstA gene encoding phosphate ABC transporter permease PstA: MSASGSGPGLERSREKRASSEERAAARRFRVRKILDRFFQLLSLLAAVVVISPLLLVFVFLLSSGGSSLTWDFLTQLPKPVGETGGGMANAIVGSCILVAIATVIGAPIGVLGGVFLYEHKEPRLRAAIRFTADVLNGVPSIIWGIVVYSWVVLRMKTFSGLAGGLALSFIMIPLILRTTEDVLRLVPPAYREAGLALGLRRSQVILHIVLATARRGIVTGVLLSAARVAGETAPLLFTAFGNRIWAARLQEPMAALPLQIFSYAISPYPDWHRQAWAGALVLLALVFLMNLALRLLSRGNPE, translated from the coding sequence GTGAGCGCATCGGGGAGCGGCCCCGGTCTGGAGCGGAGCCGGGAAAAGCGAGCGTCCAGCGAAGAGCGGGCGGCCGCCCGCCGATTTCGGGTCCGAAAGATCCTCGATCGCTTCTTCCAGCTCCTTTCGCTCCTTGCCGCCGTCGTCGTCATCAGCCCGCTTCTTCTCGTCTTCGTCTTCCTTCTCTCTTCCGGAGGATCTTCGCTCACCTGGGATTTCCTCACGCAGCTCCCGAAGCCCGTAGGAGAGACCGGAGGCGGAATGGCGAACGCCATCGTCGGAAGCTGCATCCTGGTCGCGATCGCGACCGTAATCGGAGCCCCGATCGGAGTGCTCGGAGGGGTCTTCCTCTACGAGCACAAGGAGCCGCGGCTTCGTGCGGCCATCCGCTTCACGGCGGACGTGCTCAACGGTGTTCCTTCGATCATCTGGGGGATTGTCGTCTACTCTTGGGTGGTTCTCCGCATGAAGACCTTCTCGGGGCTTGCCGGCGGTCTGGCTCTCTCCTTCATCATGATCCCCTTGATCTTGCGAACGACAGAAGATGTCCTCCGACTCGTTCCTCCCGCCTACCGCGAGGCGGGGCTCGCACTCGGCCTCCGGAGGAGCCAGGTCATCCTTCACATCGTGCTTGCGACCGCCCGACGGGGGATCGTCACGGGCGTTCTGCTTTCCGCGGCCCGCGTGGCGGGCGAGACGGCCCCTCTCCTCTTCACCGCCTTCGGTAACCGCATCTGGGCCGCCCGCTTGCAAGAACCGATGGCCGCTCTCCCTCTCCAAATCTTCTCCTATGCCATCTCCCCCTATCCGGACTGGCACCGGCAAGCCTGGGCGGGAGCCCTGGTTTTGCTCGCTCTGGTCTTTCTCATGAATCTGGCGCTTCGTCTGCTCTCCCGGGGGAATCCGGAATGA